The Mycobacteriales bacterium genome window below encodes:
- a CDS encoding PIN domain-containing protein: MDADIVIAFLDPGDDQHATAVAELRPRLAAGDELLTAATVYAEVIVRPLRHGTDATVDGFFDAAGISIVPIDRAVARRAAVLRAEHQSLRLPDAMSLATAIMTDSVLLTLDKKLRQIARRVQSST, from the coding sequence ATGGACGCAGACATCGTGATCGCGTTCCTAGACCCCGGGGACGATCAACACGCCACGGCAGTCGCGGAACTGCGGCCACGATTAGCGGCCGGCGACGAGCTGCTCACCGCAGCGACGGTATACGCCGAGGTCATCGTGCGACCACTGCGACACGGCACCGACGCAACCGTCGATGGGTTCTTCGACGCCGCCGGGATCTCGATCGTCCCGATCGATCGCGCAGTCGCGCGGCGCGCGGCAGTGCTACGAGCGGAACATCAGTCGCTGCGGCTCCCGGACGCGATGTCGCTTGCGACGGCGATCATGACCGACTCGGTGCTGCTCACGCTGGACAAGAAACTGCGGCAGATCGCCCGGCGCGTTCAGTCGTCGACCTGA